One genomic region from Candidatus Binataceae bacterium encodes:
- a CDS encoding GatB/YqeY domain-containing protein, with translation MKERLQDDLKAAMKAHDNIRVMTIRGVLAEITRTEKDTRHPATEAEVMAVLKRERGRREEALGFARQGNRQDLIEQYEAEARVLDGYIPAAVDAEQVRAAIAAEIDAGHNQIGSIMKSLRERFGARLDNKLASDLIRSALGKLSK, from the coding sequence ATGAAAGAGCGATTGCAGGACGATCTGAAGGCGGCGATGAAAGCCCACGATAATATCCGGGTGATGACCATTCGTGGAGTTTTGGCCGAGATTACCCGCACTGAGAAAGATACGCGCCATCCGGCCACCGAAGCTGAAGTGATGGCGGTGCTCAAACGCGAGCGGGGGCGGCGCGAGGAAGCGCTTGGGTTTGCCCGCCAGGGGAATCGCCAGGATCTGATCGAGCAGTACGAAGCCGAGGCGCGCGTGTTGGACGGCTATATTCCAGCCGCGGTGGACGCCGAGCAGGTACGAGCCGCCATCGCCGCGGAGATTGATGCTGGACATAATCAGATCGGATCGATCATGAAGAGCCTGCGCGAGCGCTTTGGCGCCCGCCTGGACAACAAGCTGGCCAGCGATCTGATCCGCTCAGCGCTGGGGAAGCTGAGTAAATAG
- a CDS encoding DUF420 domain-containing protein produces the protein MLAGVPYLATANATLNLVAAIFLGAGFYFIRQGRVTAHRRCMVLAFVVSVVFLVCYLLYHYQVGDVRFSGQGLIRPAYFILLISHILLAFAVPPLAIITLTRALRGNFKAHRRIARFTWPIWMYVSITGVIVYFLVYIAYGPPNIH, from the coding sequence ATGCTTGCTGGGGTGCCTTACCTGGCCACGGCTAACGCAACCCTCAACCTGGTGGCGGCAATCTTCCTGGGCGCGGGTTTCTACTTTATCCGGCAGGGACGGGTCACGGCCCATCGGCGATGCATGGTCTTGGCCTTCGTCGTGTCGGTGGTCTTTTTGGTCTGCTATCTGCTTTACCATTACCAGGTCGGCGACGTGCGCTTCAGCGGCCAGGGCCTTATCCGCCCGGCCTACTTCATTCTCCTGATTTCTCACATCCTGCTCGCCTTTGCCGTCCCGCCGCTGGCGATTATCACCTTGACGCGTGCTTTGCGTGGTAATTTCAAGGCTCATCGCCGGATCGCGCGCTTTACTTGGCCTATCTGGATGTACGTCTCAATCACCGGCGTGATCGTCTATTTTCTGGTCTACATTGCCTATGGACCGCCTAACATCCATTAA
- a CDS encoding cytochrome C oxidase subunit IV family protein produces MEQAIEPGRVPVEYIEPNYLAIWLYLAVLTGLELLVVYARLDKALMVGLLIGLAWAKVAMVAMYFMHLRFERRGMLVVALSPLLLIMVMVTVLVPDVSTRDYARHGSGEVAWMVRAVAHNLQNINPNSDSLPGANPQGADRVR; encoded by the coding sequence ATGGAGCAGGCGATTGAGCCCGGCCGCGTGCCGGTGGAATATATCGAGCCCAATTATCTGGCGATTTGGCTTTATCTGGCGGTTCTGACCGGACTCGAGTTGCTGGTGGTTTACGCGCGCCTGGACAAGGCCTTGATGGTTGGGCTGCTGATCGGCTTGGCGTGGGCCAAGGTCGCGATGGTGGCGATGTATTTCATGCATTTGCGCTTCGAGCGGCGCGGGATGCTGGTGGTGGCGCTAAGCCCGCTGCTGCTCATCATGGTGATGGTCACTGTGCTGGTGCCCGACGTCTCTACCCGCGACTACGCCCGCCACGGCAGCGGCGAGGTAGCCTGGATGGTGCGCGCGGTCGCGCATAATCTGCAAAACATTAATCCCAATAGTGATAGTTTGCCGGGAGCAAATCCTCAAGGCGCCGATAGGGTCCGCTGA
- a CDS encoding heme-copper oxidase subunit III, whose product MSESSTAVGTPEPQAHGGFEDAVETPLTPGSRGKLGMWIFLVGDATTFGTVIAAYAALRIGNLNWPLPSTILGIPATALMTFVLICSSMTMVQALAAIRQDRQLAFRVFLFLTVVGGLLFLGLQAREWHHLIFTRGLSIKTSLFSATFFLLTGFHGCHVIAGVLLLSVLLIRGLLGKLGAAQARTVEVAGLYWHFVDLVWILIFTFVYLI is encoded by the coding sequence ATGAGTGAAAGCTCGACGGCCGTCGGCACGCCAGAACCCCAGGCGCACGGCGGTTTTGAAGATGCAGTTGAAACTCCGCTTACGCCCGGTAGCCGCGGCAAACTGGGGATGTGGATCTTTTTGGTGGGTGACGCGACCACCTTCGGCACCGTGATCGCGGCTTACGCGGCACTGCGGATCGGTAACCTCAACTGGCCTCTGCCTTCCACGATCCTGGGCATTCCTGCCACTGCCCTGATGACCTTCGTCCTGATTTGCAGCAGTATGACGATGGTGCAGGCGTTGGCGGCGATACGTCAAGACCGACAGCTGGCGTTTCGCGTCTTCTTGTTCCTGACGGTCGTGGGCGGGTTGCTGTTCTTGGGACTGCAGGCGCGCGAATGGCATCATCTCATCTTCACGCGCGGCTTGTCGATCAAAACCAGTTTGTTCAGCGCTACCTTCTTTCTGCTGACCGGTTTTCACGGATGCCACGTCATTGCCGGCGTACTGCTCCTGAGTGTTCTGCTGATACGAGGGCTATTGGGTAAGTTGGGCGCGGCGCAGGCCCGTACCGTGGAAGTGGCGGGGCTGTACTGGCATTTTGTTGACCTGGTGTGGATTTTGATTTTTACCTTCGTTTATCTGATCTAG
- a CDS encoding cytochrome c oxidase subunit 3: MARAIALRRLRTVRHVSDFETPAPLISNGRLAVLILLGAEAMLFGGFIGAFLIYKLSAPFWPPPGLPRLPIAVTWANTMVLLGSAMTMKLAVEAAREGRRFHLRAWLLLTAALGTLFVSVQGSEWTRLEAHGLHLHSGNYGATFYVLIGLHALHVICAVLWLLGVTVAVVLARPGQDRRAAVEVCAIYWYFVCAVWPLLFGLVYF, translated from the coding sequence ATGGCACGGGCAATCGCACTGAGACGCCTGCGCACTGTCCGTCATGTCTCAGACTTTGAAACTCCAGCACCGCTTATCAGCAATGGCCGCTTGGCGGTGCTTATCCTGCTTGGCGCCGAAGCGATGTTGTTCGGCGGATTTATCGGTGCCTTCCTGATCTACAAACTGAGCGCACCGTTCTGGCCCCCGCCGGGGCTGCCGCGCTTGCCGATCGCTGTGACCTGGGCCAACACCATGGTCCTGCTCGGCAGCGCCATGACCATGAAGCTGGCGGTTGAAGCGGCGCGCGAAGGCCGGCGATTCCATTTGCGCGCCTGGTTGTTGCTGACCGCTGCGCTGGGCACGCTGTTTGTGTCGGTTCAAGGCAGCGAATGGACGCGCTTGGAGGCTCATGGCCTGCATCTACATAGCGGCAACTACGGCGCGACGTTCTACGTTCTGATCGGATTGCACGCTCTTCACGTTATATGCGCAGTTCTGTGGTTGTTAGGCGTGACCGTGGCCGTCGTGCTTGCACGGCCGGGGCAGGATCGACGGGCCGCGGTCGAGGTGTGCGCCATCTACTGGTATTTTGTCTGCGCGGTCTGGCCCCTGTTATTCGGCCTGGTCTATTTTTAG
- the cyoE gene encoding heme o synthase, which yields MRSEGAVLNFELQRAHGRLADYWELTKPRVVAMVLVTTLCGFYLGANGVWQPQLIMALLAGTALAAGGTLALNQFMERDLDARMLRTRTRPLPEGRLRPAEALWFGVIVGLVGVGYLYFAVNPLTAALTAAISVVYLLIYTPLKRVSSICSVVGAIPGALPPVAGWAAAHGNLAAPAWVLFAIMFLWQLPHSLAIAQLYHEDYSRAGIHLLPTEDPDGGSTARQIVSNSLALLAVALLPTLMGFAGLAYGIIAFALGVLMLSCGVRLALKPSLRAARHVMFASLVYLPLILIAMVLDKI from the coding sequence ATGAGATCCGAAGGCGCGGTTCTCAATTTTGAATTGCAGCGCGCCCACGGCCGGCTGGCTGACTATTGGGAATTGACCAAGCCGCGCGTGGTCGCGATGGTCCTGGTGACCACGCTGTGCGGCTTTTATCTAGGCGCCAATGGGGTATGGCAACCACAGCTCATCATGGCCCTGCTGGCAGGCACCGCGCTGGCCGCCGGCGGAACGCTGGCGCTGAATCAATTCATGGAGCGCGACCTCGACGCTCGGATGCTGCGGACGCGGACTCGTCCACTACCCGAAGGCAGATTGCGTCCGGCTGAAGCGTTGTGGTTTGGCGTAATCGTGGGTTTGGTTGGTGTCGGATATCTATATTTCGCGGTCAATCCCCTAACCGCAGCCCTGACCGCCGCTATCAGCGTGGTTTACCTGCTGATCTACACCCCGCTCAAGCGCGTCTCTTCGATTTGCAGCGTGGTTGGCGCTATTCCAGGCGCCTTGCCGCCAGTGGCGGGATGGGCAGCGGCTCATGGCAACCTGGCGGCGCCGGCTTGGGTGCTGTTTGCGATCATGTTTTTGTGGCAACTGCCCCATTCGCTGGCAATAGCTCAGCTCTACCATGAGGATTACAGCCGCGCCGGAATCCATCTGCTGCCCACCGAGGACCCTGACGGCGGCTCGACCGCACGCCAGATCGTCAGCAACAGCCTGGCCTTGCTCGCCGTGGCGCTGCTGCCTACGTTGATGGGTTTTGCCGGCCTGGCCTACGGCATAATCGCCTTCGCCCTGGGCGTTCTGATGTTGAGCTGTGGGGTGCGCTTAGCGCTCAAACCCAGCTTGCGCGCAGCGCGCCATGTGATGTTCGCCTCGCTGGTCTATTTGCCGCTGATCCTGATCGCAATGGTGTTGGATAAAATATGA
- a CDS encoding COX15/CtaA family protein, whose protein sequence is MSAGLHRYALVLAAATLCLIFIGGLVTSTGSALAVPDWPLSFHRFFPPMRGGVLFEHGHRMVAGMVALLTLGLALWAWRREPRRYVRRLALIAVLLVVVQAVLGGLTVLLLLPLTLAVSHAACAQAFFCLTVALALITNPRWEHYSAVPCSEDWPRLPALAALTTAIVYCQILIGAVMRHMGAGLAIPDFPLNFGHFVPPLNSPDVVVNFAHRVGAVVVSIFVLWSVVWVLRGYREVAQLRRPALGLVVLLALQITLGAITVLGHRPVVPTTAHVAVGAALLATCLVLTIRAYRLIEVLAPQAATQAVSA, encoded by the coding sequence TTGTCGGCGGGACTCCATCGCTACGCGCTAGTCTTGGCAGCGGCTACGCTCTGCCTGATCTTTATCGGCGGGCTGGTGACCTCGACTGGATCGGCTCTGGCGGTGCCAGATTGGCCGCTTTCCTTCCACCGGTTTTTTCCCCCGATGCGCGGGGGCGTGCTCTTCGAACATGGCCATCGGATGGTCGCCGGCATGGTGGCCCTGCTTACGCTCGGATTGGCATTGTGGGCGTGGCGACGCGAGCCGCGCCGCTATGTCCGCAGGCTGGCGCTGATTGCGGTGTTGCTGGTGGTGGTGCAGGCGGTGCTGGGCGGCTTGACCGTGCTGCTGCTGCTGCCCCTGACCCTGGCCGTCAGCCATGCAGCCTGCGCGCAAGCCTTCTTTTGCCTGACCGTCGCGTTGGCATTGATCACCAATCCGCGTTGGGAGCACTACAGCGCGGTGCCATGCAGCGAGGACTGGCCGCGGCTGCCCGCGTTGGCGGCTTTGACCACCGCCATCGTCTATTGCCAGATCCTGATTGGCGCGGTGATGCGCCATATGGGAGCGGGGCTGGCGATTCCCGACTTTCCTCTGAACTTCGGCCATTTCGTGCCCCCGTTGAATTCGCCCGACGTGGTGGTCAATTTCGCCCATCGAGTGGGAGCGGTGGTGGTCTCGATCTTCGTGCTGTGGAGCGTGGTCTGGGTCCTGCGTGGCTATCGCGAAGTAGCCCAATTGCGCCGGCCGGCCTTAGGGTTGGTGGTCCTGCTGGCGCTTCAGATTACCCTGGGGGCGATTACCGTGCTGGGACACCGCCCTGTGGTTCCCACCACGGCACACGTCGCGGTGGGTGCGGCACTGCTGGCTACTTGTCTGGTCCTGACTATACGCGCGTATCGGCTGATCGAAGTCCTCGCGCCGCAGGCCGCGACTCAGGCGGTGAGCGCATGA
- a CDS encoding cbb3-type cytochrome c oxidase subunit I — protein MAVAIQGKVAQARAPGFWRTYIFATDHKMIARQFLFVALFMMALGGAMAMLLRWELAWPETAVPLMGWVPEPTMYEGAIPPNTYNAIFTMHATIMIFFVVMPILLGCFGNFLIPLMVGARDMAFPRLNMLSFWTGALAGAILLSSFFVPGGAAATGWTAYAPLSAQASYTGVDWGQNLWCISLIVLGLSSLMGAINYITTIVNMRTRGMTFFRLPLVIWALLVTSVLVLMALPVLTTACALLLFDRMAGTHFFLPQGGGEPLLWEHLFWFFGHPEVYVMILPAMGIASEVIAVFSRKPIFGYRAMAYAMMSIALLSWLVWGHHMFQSGMNPALGTGFMLSTMVIAVPSAVKTFNWLGTLYRGDLRFTTPMLHALAFVGMFVIGGLSGIFMAASPVDMYIHGTYFIVAHIHYVLFGGSLFAIFAGLTFWFPKMFGRMLSEPLGKLHFWLTLIAFNCTFFPMHILGINGAMRRIYNPLQYDFLKPLQPINVFITISAFVLGAAQFILLINFIWSARWGRRASDNPWLANTLEWSAPSPPLMHGNWPGALPEVHRGAYEYSSPLHDLDYWPQNAAPGKIVSAP, from the coding sequence ATGGCGGTAGCAATCCAAGGTAAGGTGGCACAGGCTAGGGCGCCAGGTTTTTGGCGCACCTATATCTTCGCCACCGACCACAAGATGATCGCCCGCCAGTTTCTGTTCGTCGCCTTATTCATGATGGCGCTGGGCGGGGCGATGGCAATGCTGTTGCGCTGGGAGCTGGCCTGGCCCGAAACCGCGGTTCCGCTGATGGGCTGGGTGCCGGAGCCGACGATGTACGAGGGCGCTATCCCTCCCAATACCTACAACGCGATCTTCACGATGCACGCCACCATCATGATTTTCTTTGTGGTGATGCCCATCTTGTTGGGCTGCTTTGGCAATTTTCTTATACCGCTGATGGTGGGGGCGCGCGACATGGCCTTTCCCCGCCTCAACATGTTGTCGTTTTGGACCGGGGCGCTGGCCGGAGCTATCCTGCTGTCCTCTTTTTTTGTGCCCGGCGGCGCGGCAGCCACCGGCTGGACCGCTTACGCTCCGCTCTCGGCCCAGGCCAGCTATACCGGCGTGGATTGGGGCCAGAACCTGTGGTGTATCAGCCTGATCGTGCTGGGCCTGTCCTCGCTGATGGGGGCAATCAATTACATTACCACCATCGTCAACATGCGCACCCGCGGGATGACTTTCTTTCGCCTGCCGTTGGTGATTTGGGCGCTGCTAGTCACCTCGGTTCTAGTCCTGATGGCGCTGCCGGTGCTGACTACTGCCTGCGCTTTACTGCTCTTTGATCGGATGGCGGGTACCCATTTCTTTTTGCCTCAGGGCGGTGGCGAGCCGCTGTTGTGGGAGCATCTGTTTTGGTTCTTCGGCCATCCCGAGGTGTATGTCATGATCTTGCCCGCGATGGGGATCGCCTCGGAGGTGATCGCAGTTTTTTCGCGCAAGCCGATTTTTGGCTATCGCGCAATGGCCTATGCGATGATGTCGATCGCCCTGTTGTCGTGGCTGGTGTGGGGCCATCACATGTTTCAGTCTGGCATGAATCCGGCCCTGGGCACCGGCTTCATGTTGTCGACCATGGTGATCGCGGTGCCCTCGGCGGTGAAGACCTTCAACTGGCTGGGCACGCTGTACCGTGGTGATTTGCGTTTCACCACCCCGATGTTGCACGCGTTGGCCTTTGTCGGGATGTTTGTAATCGGCGGTCTGTCGGGAATCTTTATGGCGGCCTCGCCAGTGGACATGTATATCCACGGCACGTATTTCATCGTCGCCCACATCCACTACGTGCTGTTCGGTGGCAGCCTGTTCGCGATTTTCGCCGGACTTACCTTTTGGTTTCCGAAGATGTTCGGCCGCATGCTGAGCGAGCCGCTGGGCAAACTCCATTTCTGGCTGACCCTGATCGCCTTCAACTGCACCTTTTTTCCCATGCATATTTTGGGCATCAACGGCGCGATGCGTCGGATTTACAACCCGCTGCAGTACGACTTTCTCAAACCGCTGCAGCCAATTAATGTATTTATAACCATCAGCGCCTTCGTGCTGGGCGCAGCGCAGTTCATCCTGCTGATAAACTTTATCTGGAGTGCGCGATGGGGCAGGCGGGCGAGCGATAATCCCTGGCTGGCCAACACCCTGGAATGGAGCGCGCCCTCGCCACCGTTAATGCATGGGAACTGGCCGGGCGCGCTGCCCGAGGTGCATCGCGGAGCTTACGAATATAGCTCGCCGCTGCACGACCTGGATTATTGGCCACAAAACGCAGCTCCGGGGAAAATCGTCAGTGCACCCTGA
- the coxB gene encoding cytochrome c oxidase subunit II: MFEHLWLPRAVSTYAPRIDFLFTLIFWIVAAVWVLVTLIMLVFLLRYRSRPGRKAAYIEGNPWLEAVWTLVTAAILIGLALLSRASWAAIKEGGPPGQDFYKVNARQFNWEITYPGPDGRLGTADDVVSENDFHVPVGQVVRFTLTSNDVIHSFFVPALRLKQDAVPGRQIQVWFEATRVGQYEIPCAELCGFGHSGMKGTLYVQTLADYQSWLKQFYAGNR; encoded by the coding sequence ATGTTTGAGCATCTGTGGCTGCCACGCGCGGTTTCCACTTACGCGCCTAGAATCGACTTTCTCTTTACCCTGATTTTCTGGATCGTTGCCGCGGTCTGGGTGCTGGTCACCTTGATCATGCTGGTGTTTCTGCTCCGCTACCGCTCGCGGCCCGGGCGCAAGGCCGCCTATATCGAGGGTAATCCCTGGCTAGAGGCGGTGTGGACCCTGGTGACCGCGGCCATCCTGATCGGGCTGGCCCTGCTCAGTCGCGCCAGTTGGGCCGCAATCAAAGAAGGTGGGCCACCCGGCCAGGACTTCTACAAGGTCAATGCGCGCCAGTTCAACTGGGAGATAACCTATCCCGGTCCCGACGGTCGCCTGGGCACGGCGGACGACGTGGTAAGTGAGAACGATTTCCACGTTCCGGTGGGGCAAGTGGTGCGGTTTACGCTCACCTCGAACGATGTGATCCACAGTTTTTTTGTTCCCGCGCTACGGCTTAAGCAGGATGCGGTGCCGGGCCGCCAGATCCAGGTCTGGTTCGAGGCGACCCGCGTGGGTCAATACGAAATTCCGTGCGCCGAGTTGTGCGGCTTCGGCCATTCCGGGATGAAGGGAACTCTGTACGTTCAGACGCTGGCTGATTACCAGAGCTGGCTCAAACAATTTTACGCCGGCAATCGCTAG
- a CDS encoding long-chain fatty acid--CoA ligase, translating to MDARTAPTLSQLFHSQAAHYGPRAFLRERTDGKWIDHSWSEIAAASRRLQTGLARIGLGRGDRIAILADNCPQWVVVDQAALGLGAVVVPLYPTSSSEEIGHIVRDSGSRVIAVRGPEHLRKLSAICATIPTVAALIAIHPQAAPASGKPTILTLPQLSEGPEAPPREGRRDELATIIYTSGTTGASKGVMLTHGNLLSNCEAALAALQLNDRDETLSFLPMAHSFERTAGYYTVMAGGGTIAYAEGLGQIAANLLQINPTVVLTVPRLLEVIHDRIVRTLDKAPGWRRALFAQALRIGARAAAYHFRGAPVPLYQRVQMAPMRALVLKRIRALFGNRLRYLIAGGAPLSKDIFEFFSAAELPLVEGYGLTEAAPVVAVNLLGQTRPGTVGRPLAGIEVRLAGDGELLIHGPNVMQGYFNLPADSREAIDEQGWLHSGDIATIDADGYIAIRDRKKEIIVLSGGKNVSPAALEAKLLADPSIAQACVVGDRRKHPAALLVPRFERLEEFARQQGLGDRSHQELLEEPLVRDWYHQRMRQINRQLGDYERLGSFMLIATPFTQERGELTPTLKLRRKAIVEHYRREIDQMYEG from the coding sequence ATGGATGCCCGCACCGCGCCGACTTTAAGCCAGCTTTTTCATAGCCAGGCCGCCCACTATGGCCCGCGAGCCTTTCTTCGCGAGCGGACCGACGGCAAATGGATCGACCACTCCTGGAGCGAGATAGCGGCGGCCAGCCGGCGGCTGCAAACTGGGCTGGCCAGGATCGGGCTTGGGCGCGGGGATCGAATAGCGATTCTAGCCGACAACTGTCCCCAATGGGTGGTCGTCGATCAGGCGGCGCTCGGACTAGGCGCAGTTGTAGTGCCGCTTTACCCCACCAGTTCCAGCGAGGAGATCGGCCACATCGTGCGCGATTCGGGCAGCCGCGTGATCGCGGTGCGCGGCCCGGAGCATCTGCGCAAACTTAGCGCCATCTGCGCCACGATTCCCACCGTCGCCGCGCTGATCGCGATCCATCCTCAGGCCGCCCCAGCCAGCGGCAAGCCCACCATCCTAACCTTGCCACAGCTAAGCGAGGGGCCCGAAGCGCCGCCGCGGGAGGGCAGGCGCGACGAGTTGGCGACAATTATCTATACCTCCGGTACTACTGGCGCCTCCAAGGGCGTGATGCTCACGCACGGCAACCTGCTGAGCAATTGCGAGGCGGCGCTGGCCGCGCTGCAACTTAACGATCGCGACGAGACCCTATCCTTTCTGCCGATGGCTCACTCCTTCGAGCGCACCGCCGGCTATTACACCGTGATGGCGGGCGGGGGCACCATCGCCTATGCCGAGGGGCTGGGGCAAATCGCCGCCAATCTGCTGCAAATCAATCCAACCGTGGTTCTCACCGTGCCCCGCTTGCTGGAGGTAATCCACGATCGAATCGTGCGCACGCTGGACAAGGCTCCCGGCTGGCGCCGTGCGCTGTTCGCCCAAGCCTTGCGAATCGGCGCGCGCGCGGCGGCCTACCACTTTCGTGGCGCGCCCGTCCCACTTTATCAGCGCGTTCAGATGGCGCCGATGCGAGCGCTGGTCCTAAAGCGAATTCGTGCCCTGTTCGGCAATCGCTTGCGCTATCTGATTGCCGGCGGTGCGCCCTTATCCAAAGATATTTTCGAGTTCTTTTCGGCCGCCGAACTGCCCTTGGTCGAGGGTTACGGCTTGACCGAGGCCGCCCCGGTAGTCGCGGTGAATCTACTCGGCCAAACTCGTCCTGGCACAGTCGGCCGCCCGCTGGCGGGAATCGAGGTGCGCCTGGCCGGGGATGGCGAGTTGCTGATTCATGGCCCGAACGTGATGCAGGGCTATTTCAATCTGCCCGCGGACAGCCGCGAGGCGATCGACGAGCAGGGATGGCTGCATAGCGGCGACATCGCAACCATCGACGCCGACGGCTATATCGCGATTCGAGACCGCAAGAAGGAGATTATCGTTTTGTCGGGCGGCAAGAACGTCTCGCCCGCGGCCCTCGAAGCCAAGCTACTGGCCGACCCGAGCATCGCCCAGGCCTGCGTGGTGGGCGACCGGCGCAAACACCCCGCCGCGCTATTGGTCCCGCGGTTCGAGCGGCTGGAGGAGTTTGCCCGCCAGCAGGGGCTGGGTGACAGAAGCCATCAGGAGTTGCTGGAGGAGCCGTTGGTACGCGACTGGTATCATCAACGCATGCGCCAAATCAACCGCCAGTTGGGCGATTACGAGCGCTTGGGTAGCTTCATGCTGATAGCCACACCCTTCACCCAGGAAAGGGGCGAGCTTACTCCCACTCTGAAGCTGCGCCGCAAAGCGATCGTCGAGCATTATCGGCGAGAGATCGATCAAATGTACGAAGGCTGA
- a CDS encoding ATP-binding protein translates to MSAAHVFVRNSEDRIVYWSAGAQDLYGYTKAEALGRVSHQLLRTIFPTPLGQIRAEFRKVGSWQGDLVHIGKAGELRIVASHWLRYACGDEEMVAEIDNSYEPRSLDPELKGRLQESEAASRAKDQFLAVLSHELRGPLNSISIWTDALLAALERQQIDQRTLGEGLTAIHRGVHAQAALINDLLDVSRIVAGKFQINLEVVELGTIVAACAQTFMEQARSKKIEFRLKPAAVELWIRGDRVRLEQVLTNLLNNALRYTDEGGQIELETRQREHRAEVIVHDSGRGFTTDEHQRLFQAFSQLEPDSLQGQAGLGLGLVISKHVVESHAGTIDAKSSGVGKGADFVVSLPLIGPPMLKPAEPAAELHKPPIARRLEGKKLLVLDDDEETRKALEYVLQMAGADLRMSSHASEGWSTLGNWHPDCILCNIGLAGLNGYEFVAWSKAIPELRPVPMIAVTAYSSDKDIQRALKAGFAAHVGKPLEPATLLDTIKQVLAGK, encoded by the coding sequence ATGAGCGCGGCACACGTCTTCGTGCGCAATTCGGAAGACAGAATCGTATATTGGAGCGCGGGCGCGCAAGATCTCTATGGTTACACCAAAGCCGAGGCACTGGGCAGAGTGAGTCATCAGCTCCTGCGGACCATATTTCCAACTCCGCTCGGACAGATCCGAGCGGAGTTTCGCAAGGTTGGTTCGTGGCAGGGGGATCTGGTTCACATCGGCAAAGCTGGGGAATTGCGAATTGTGGCCAGCCATTGGTTGCGCTATGCGTGTGGCGACGAGGAGATGGTTGCCGAGATTGACAATTCATACGAGCCGCGGAGCCTGGATCCCGAGCTTAAAGGCAGGCTGCAGGAGAGCGAGGCTGCCAGCCGCGCAAAGGATCAGTTTTTGGCTGTACTCTCCCATGAGCTGCGCGGGCCGCTCAACTCGATCTCGATCTGGACCGACGCACTTCTGGCCGCATTAGAACGTCAGCAGATAGATCAGCGTACCTTGGGTGAAGGGCTGACCGCGATTCATCGCGGAGTGCATGCGCAAGCGGCGTTGATCAACGATCTGCTGGATGTTTCGCGGATCGTGGCGGGTAAGTTTCAAATTAATCTCGAGGTGGTGGAACTGGGCACGATCGTGGCCGCCTGCGCGCAAACGTTTATGGAGCAGGCGCGAAGTAAGAAGATCGAGTTTCGGCTCAAGCCCGCTGCGGTCGAGCTGTGGATAAGGGGTGACCGGGTGCGACTGGAGCAGGTACTGACCAATCTACTCAACAATGCGCTGCGCTATACCGATGAGGGTGGGCAAATCGAGTTGGAGACGCGTCAGCGCGAGCATCGGGCGGAGGTAATCGTGCACGACAGTGGTCGTGGCTTTACCACCGATGAGCATCAGCGGCTATTTCAGGCCTTTTCTCAGCTTGAACCGGATTCGCTCCAAGGACAGGCGGGTTTGGGCCTGGGGTTGGTAATTTCCAAACACGTGGTCGAAAGCCACGCTGGCACGATTGACGCGAAAAGCTCCGGAGTGGGCAAGGGCGCAGATTTTGTTGTCAGCTTGCCCTTGATTGGACCGCCAATGCTGAAGCCGGCGGAGCCGGCCGCGGAGCTCCACAAGCCACCGATCGCCCGCCGCCTGGAGGGCAAGAAACTGCTGGTGCTCGACGACGACGAGGAGACCCGCAAAGCACTGGAGTACGTACTGCAAATGGCGGGTGCCGACTTGCGGATGAGTTCGCATGCCAGCGAAGGCTGGAGCACACTTGGCAATTGGCATCCCGACTGTATCCTGTGCAACATCGGTTTGGCCGGCCTAAATGGTTACGAATTCGTGGCTTGGAGCAAGGCCATTCCCGAGCTGCGCCCAGTGCCGATGATTGCCGTTACCGCTTACAGCAGCGATAAGGACATTCAGCGCGCCTTGAAGGCGGGATTCGCCGCCCACGTGGGCAAACCGCTCGAACCTGCCACTTTGCTCGACACTATCAAGCAGGTGCTGGCCGGCAAATAG
- a CDS encoding VOC family protein, with the protein MIKASLNHFHINVADLDRSARFYRQALGLHEDFREGTMLFLSSHTHQVITLHQTLPIGAAGLQHLGFRVDQGSLEEVTAAAVEAGGKFVGRGEHAPGYPYVYVADPDGYVIELAGASD; encoded by the coding sequence ATGATCAAGGCATCTCTCAACCATTTTCACATCAATGTGGCCGACCTCGATCGTTCCGCGCGCTTCTATCGCCAAGCGCTCGGCCTGCACGAGGATTTCCGCGAGGGGACGATGCTCTTCCTGAGCTCGCACACCCATCAGGTGATCACCTTGCATCAGACCCTCCCGATCGGCGCCGCCGGCTTGCAGCATCTGGGCTTTCGGGTCGACCAAGGGTCACTGGAGGAAGTGACCGCTGCCGCGGTCGAAGCGGGCGGTAAATTTGTAGGGCGAGGCGAGCATGCGCCGGGTTATCCGTATGTCTACGTCGCGGATCCTGACGGCTATGTTATCGAGTTGGCGGGCGCGAGTGACTGA